A single region of the Microlunatus panaciterrae genome encodes:
- a CDS encoding AAA family ATPase encodes MTATLFSIGGLPATGKTTVARALARRLRAAYLRVDTIEAAIVEHSELAHPVGVVGYAVGYRLAADQLQLGLDVVAESVNPLGITRDAWLAVATEAGAGAMEIEIICSDRAEHRRRVEHRTLDIDGLVPPTWEEIENRDYRPWDRDPLVLDTAVLTPTAAVQRVLQTLSRRRAG; translated from the coding sequence GTGACCGCCACCCTGTTCAGCATCGGAGGGCTGCCGGCGACCGGCAAGACCACTGTCGCCCGCGCGCTGGCGCGCCGGCTCCGCGCCGCGTACCTCCGGGTGGATACCATCGAGGCCGCCATCGTCGAGCACTCCGAGTTGGCACACCCGGTCGGGGTGGTGGGCTACGCGGTCGGCTACCGGTTGGCGGCCGACCAGTTGCAGCTCGGACTGGATGTGGTGGCCGAGTCGGTCAACCCTCTCGGCATCACCCGCGACGCCTGGCTCGCCGTCGCGACCGAGGCCGGAGCCGGCGCGATGGAGATCGAGATCATCTGCTCCGACCGGGCGGAGCACCGTCGGCGGGTCGAGCACCGCACGTTGGACATCGACGGTCTCGTCCCACCGACCTGGGAAGAGATCGAGAACCGGGACTACCGACCATGGGACCGGGACCCCTTGGTCCTCGACACGGCGGTGCTGACGCCGACAGCAGCTGTGCAGCGGGTGCTGCAGACCCTCAGCCGGCGCCGGGCAGGTTGA
- a CDS encoding glycosyltransferase family 2 protein — protein sequence MVQVLLAWLFVAYFVFANGFQTLLLSCAWVEMVRHRRAIWAARGQRLLTSSATPRVSVLAPAYNEAATVAASVRSLLTLSYPNLEVVVINDGSSDATLALLQEEFDLQAVHPAFGGKISTQPVLGLYRSRRHRSLVVVDKVNGGKADSLNAGLNVASGSLICAIDADTLIEPDAFLRLVRPFIADEDTVAAGATIHVVNGSVVSNGRVVQHRAARKILPGIQTMEYLRSFLFGRLGWNRLGGNLIISGAFGMFRRDAVLGTGGYRHDTVGEDMELVVRLRRRGLETSGPAKVVFVPDPIAWTEVPESARTLGRQRDRWQRGLADVMWRHRGMIGNPRYGRLGLVAAPYFLVVELFGPVLQVVGVAGLVLSMFLGALNWQFAALFLLLSYGWGVVLTGSALVMHQWSSEEPFETRDLPRLLAFCLAENLGYRQLNVLWQIKGMWRYLRGRKDWGTMVRVGFEAGKPSG from the coding sequence ATGGTCCAGGTCCTGCTGGCGTGGTTGTTCGTGGCCTACTTCGTCTTCGCCAACGGGTTCCAGACCTTGCTGCTGAGCTGCGCCTGGGTCGAGATGGTGCGCCATCGTCGAGCGATCTGGGCGGCTCGCGGGCAACGGCTGCTGACCTCGTCGGCGACCCCCCGGGTCAGTGTGCTGGCACCGGCCTACAACGAGGCCGCCACCGTCGCCGCCAGCGTACGGTCGCTGCTCACGTTGAGCTACCCCAACCTCGAGGTGGTGGTGATCAACGACGGCAGCAGCGACGCGACGCTTGCGCTGCTGCAGGAGGAGTTCGACCTGCAGGCGGTGCATCCTGCGTTCGGTGGCAAGATCTCGACCCAGCCCGTGCTGGGCCTGTACCGGTCCCGACGGCACCGCAGCCTGGTGGTCGTCGACAAGGTGAACGGAGGCAAGGCCGACTCGCTCAACGCCGGTCTGAACGTGGCCAGCGGCAGTCTGATCTGTGCCATTGACGCCGACACCCTGATCGAGCCCGATGCGTTCCTGCGGCTCGTCCGACCGTTCATCGCCGACGAGGACACGGTCGCAGCCGGCGCCACCATCCATGTCGTCAACGGCTCGGTGGTCAGCAACGGCCGGGTGGTGCAGCATCGTGCCGCCAGGAAGATCCTGCCCGGCATCCAGACCATGGAGTACCTGCGCTCGTTCTTGTTCGGCCGGCTCGGGTGGAACCGGTTGGGCGGCAACCTGATCATCTCGGGCGCCTTCGGGATGTTCCGCCGCGACGCCGTGCTGGGGACGGGGGGCTACCGGCACGACACGGTCGGTGAGGACATGGAGCTGGTGGTACGGCTGCGTCGTCGCGGGCTGGAGACGTCCGGTCCTGCCAAGGTCGTCTTCGTGCCGGACCCGATCGCCTGGACGGAGGTGCCGGAGTCGGCGCGAACTCTCGGCCGGCAACGGGACCGCTGGCAGCGCGGACTTGCCGACGTCATGTGGCGCCACCGGGGGATGATCGGCAACCCACGCTATGGCCGGCTCGGGCTGGTGGCCGCGCCCTACTTCCTCGTTGTCGAGCTGTTCGGACCGGTGCTGCAGGTCGTCGGGGTGGCCGGGCTGGTGCTGTCGATGTTCCTGGGTGCCCTGAACTGGCAGTTCGCGGCGCTCTTCCTGCTGCTCTCGTACGGTTGGGGGGTAGTGCTCACCGGGTCGGCGCTGGTGATGCACCAGTGGTCTTCCGAGGAGCCCTTCGAGACCCGCGACCTGCCCAGGCTGCTGGCCTTCTGTCTGGCCGAGAACCTCGGCTACCGACAGCTGAACGTGCTGTGGCAAATCAAGGGCATGTGGCGCTACCTGCGCGGGCGCAAGGACTGGGGCACCATGGTCAGAGTCGGGTTCGAGGCCGGCAAGCCGTCCGGATAG
- a CDS encoding HEAT repeat domain-containing protein, whose protein sequence is MEPTTDLLNGALVVAAIAAVLLLVVLFTVTLVRAGRRRRWGDNREAWLATLGELMTAEGAEIGPETAAGESKVASLSRRDQVSTVSDLTGQLTDGTARRVLESGGSAQLAATAARWTSSSRWWRRLHGVRTLNLMGADEPDLLRLVDDRHPQVRAEAAAWVARHPTDAGLDRLFALLDDQVALCRFAAEDALLVAGRAALPALLRYLQSDQSARRETAFRLASHHGGIELGAVAVHGCADRRPTVRAAAAQLLTATADPRAAEVLISLLDDADPRVRSAAAHGLGALEHWQAAGLLRARLSDPVWEVSRAAAGGLRALGPAGRLYLRRATTDVDEAVAGMASHVLELPAFAVEARES, encoded by the coding sequence ATGGAACCCACGACCGACCTGCTGAACGGTGCTCTTGTCGTTGCCGCGATCGCTGCGGTGTTGCTGCTCGTCGTCCTGTTCACGGTGACGCTCGTACGGGCGGGACGACGCCGACGGTGGGGGGACAACAGGGAGGCGTGGCTCGCCACCCTGGGCGAGCTGATGACCGCGGAGGGGGCTGAAATCGGCCCAGAGACCGCTGCCGGTGAGTCCAAGGTCGCCAGTCTGTCTCGGCGAGACCAGGTCAGCACGGTGTCGGATCTCACCGGCCAGCTGACCGACGGCACCGCGCGGCGCGTCCTGGAGTCGGGCGGGTCCGCCCAGCTGGCGGCCACTGCGGCCCGTTGGACCAGCAGCAGCCGATGGTGGCGGCGGCTGCACGGAGTCCGAACCCTCAACCTGATGGGGGCCGATGAGCCCGACCTGCTGCGGCTGGTTGACGACCGCCACCCGCAGGTGCGGGCGGAGGCGGCGGCCTGGGTGGCCAGGCATCCGACCGACGCCGGACTGGACCGCCTGTTCGCCCTGCTCGACGATCAGGTGGCCCTGTGCAGATTCGCTGCCGAGGACGCGTTGCTGGTGGCCGGCCGGGCGGCACTTCCGGCGTTGCTGCGCTATCTGCAGTCCGATCAGTCGGCGCGGAGAGAGACGGCCTTCCGGTTGGCCTCCCACCACGGCGGGATCGAGCTCGGAGCCGTCGCCGTGCACGGCTGCGCCGACCGCCGACCGACGGTGCGAGCGGCGGCAGCGCAGCTGTTGACCGCGACGGCGGACCCCAGGGCGGCTGAGGTGCTGATCAGCCTGCTGGACGATGCCGACCCGCGCGTCCGTTCCGCCGCGGCGCACGGCCTCGGTGCGCTCGAGCACTGGCAGGCCGCGGGTCTGCTCCGGGCTCGGCTGAGCGACCCGGTGTGGGAGGTCAGCCGCGCTGCCGCGGGTGGGTTGCGTGCCCTGGGGCCGGCCGGCCGGCTCTATCTGCGCCGGGCGACGACCGACGTCGACGAGGCGGTGGCCGGGATGGCGAGCCATGTCCTCGAGCTGCCGGCGTTCGCTGTCGAAGCCCGGGAGAGCTGA